From the genome of Astyanax mexicanus isolate ESR-SI-001 chromosome 3, AstMex3_surface, whole genome shotgun sequence:
attaacagaggtttaattttatctggcagtacctgttttagtaattttgtgggaactgcatcaagtgtgcaggttgtgctgtttgaagaggagataattttctctagttctagctgtggaagtgggttaaagacttccaacctaacttcagtaacagggttttgttctagatcagccacaccagatgacagagaggatgtaatatttatctgtttaattttatcccgaatgttttcaattttactactgaagaagtccataaaatcgttgctggtgtgaatggctggaatctgaggttcagtacctgcctggtttttagttaatttggaaataactctaaagagaactctaggattatttttatttatctcgatctgtgaggccagatacgctgagcgggctttatttagttattttctatatttaacaagactgtctttccgcacagagtgaaacacttccagtttagttgatcgatatttacgctctaaatttcgtactaactgctttaaggtacgagtttgatcattgtaccacggtgcgagctttttctgtctctctattttgtgtttaaggggagctacaacatctaaAGTAGAGCgcaaggtattttctaaaccttcggttagtttgtctagttctactgggtctataggagagtacattagagttgataagtctggaagcttatctgtaaattgttgggctgtaaaaggcgtaattgaacgttttacagagtagctaggggatgtacatatattatgactgagatgtaatttaaatgaaagaaggtaatgatctgaaattgcggaggtttgagaacgaatattcgggttatctatgctcacacccagggtcaaaactaaatccagagtatgattacagtaatgagtaggtcctgttatattttgaataataccaactgagtctaaaatcgatgtgaatgccttttttaatggatcatccaatttttcgaaatgaatgttgaagtctccaactataatcactttatcattacttactgctaagtctgtgacaaaatcactaaattcttttaaaaattctaaatagggccctggtggtcggtagatgttaattaaagaaaatgcattcttttttgtaactggattaattatactggtgtaaagaagctcaaaagaagtaaaattttcatagtgtttctgattgctaactaaggtactttggaaaaatatgcagaccccacctcctctaccggacaatctcggattgtgtatataattatagcctgcaggggcggcttcatttaatgctacatattcatttggcctaatccaggtttctgtcagacacagaacatcgaatttctgatcagttatcatttcattcactagaactgcttttgaatttagagatctaatattaagtaaaccaatctttaggcttgaaatgttagtactacagtctggatatgattgtttaatataagttacttaactccacagcgctgtgtttactgattacataaagcctgtattaagtcaaGAACTTATCTCCCTTGTAATAAACTAGCACACATATTAGACAGTATTGCTAATAACCAGCGCTTTTGTTATTTTTTCGTtttgttattaaggtacattaatgttaatgtcattttttttttttttttaatatacctgGTCTCGTTTTCACTGCTCCATTCCGGGCGTCTTATGTCGAGGTGGTGCagtattaaagatgtgctgttgTGGTAGACAAGAACCCCGCTGCACGAAATACATGTCATTCAGTTGTTCTTGTTGTCCAGCCTAAAGTGCTCCATTATTATTGCCTGTTTTTCTCGTAAGTTGACGGTCTTATCGCCGCTTCCGTAATCCTGCTTTTCATCTAAAAACCTTCTTCTCCTGTGCACTAAGCGTGTTGTCACATTAAAAGTAGTCAGCGCAAAATACAGCGCTCCaagttttttaatcaaataaacaattcCTTGAGTCACAGAAAATGACTAATTACTTGAgcaatcgtttcacccctagtgtCCAGTACTTTATCTGCCAATGGGCCGTATAGATTTTGTTTTGGAATGCGTCCCATCCTTCGTTTGCCGTATGTTGCCCAACCAACGCAACTGGGGAGGCCTCTGTGTTGGGCACCCTGTCTTGCCAGGTGATGTTTAGGATATGGTGGAGGCAACGCATGTGAAAGATGTTTAGCTTCTTTTCCTGTTTTGCATGTGCTGTCTCGCTACCATGCAGCATTGTGTTGGGAATGCAGACTTTTTACACCTCTATCTTTGTCTTCACATTAAGCTTAAAGTTCTTCCAGACATTTAAGGTGAGATGAGAGAGGGTTACAGCTGCTTTACCAATCCGTTTATCTCTTCATCAACAGACAAGTTATCAGTAATGGTGGAGCCCAAGTAGACTGTACTGTTGAACGATGTCCAGTGTATAGTCATTAATGAAGATGCTGGGGCAGTCGGGGACATCTTGTACCATCACATTGGTCTTCTTCAGGCTGATAGTGATGAATTGAAGTCTTTGCAGGCCTGGGAGAAGAGTGACATCAGAGACTGGAGCTGTTGCTCTGAGTGGGTAACACATCAGATCTATGTTTACAGATGGAAAAATGAAGCCTATCAAGAATAGAACACtgtcccaactgtgaaacatggaggaggctctggggctgctttgctgcatctggcaCAGGGTGTCTTGAATCTGTGCAGAGTACAATGAGATCTCAAGACTGACAAGGGATTCTAAAGTGAAATGTGCTGCCCTatgtcagaaagcttggtcttGTAACGGATaaaggataatgacccaaaacacacagctaaaaaacCCAGGAATGGCTAAGAGGAAAACATTTGTCTCTTCTGAAGTGGCCTTCTGTGAGCCCTGACCTCAATCCTATTGAGGATCTTTGGAAGCGGCTGAACTTTGACGCCTGTAAACGAAACCCTTTAAACTtgagagtttattttttttagtaattctgTTAAAGCATTTGAAACAGTTGAAGAGAAATGTCcgactttcatttttttattttcttagcaTTTTAATTTTGATTACTTTTGCCAGAtttaagttatttctgtgactatTGTGGGGTTTTCTTTCATTGACCGAGGGATACCAATGTGTATGATTCCATGTGTATGAGTGACTtaagctgcttttattttaaatttttcacagTCTGCATTCAAATCTTATGCTTGGAATCTTCTAAGATTTGGAATCATTATTGCAAATAGTAATTGTAGATGTGGTTTACACAAATTCTAAATTCCAGCAATATActatttaaaaatactgtttaaattgtatatataatGAATGCTTTGTGCAAAAGGAAAGTACCTGCAGATGCTATGTAAACTGTAAATACCTAGTAACGCCATGCTACTTAGTGTAAATACCATCTGCTTAAATTTAGAACTTTAGATCTGCAGATCACAGACTTAGGTTTCATATATCAGACTAAACAGCTTCAGTTCTTGTAAAAAATAGTCTTGTTGTGGCTTGTGTAGAACTAGCCCTTTtcatagtttctttttttttttttttaaccttactGTGGCTGATGCAGAACCCCACCCAACCCATGCACCCACCTCCACTGCTACCTCAACAACGactatagctaaaaaaaaaacaacaacatttgtACACATAGACTGTAATTAAAGGTGACTCAACCTTTTTTCCACAGAGCTGCATGAGAAAGACTACAGTGGCCAGAAGGCAATTTACTGGGAAGTGAAATATCCCTTTCCCTTGTCTAACAGGGACGTATCCTACCAACAGTTTTTTTCACTTTCCAAGAATAACCACTAATTCCTATAGTCAGTGGCATTTGCATGACCGAATGGTTTGcttttgttggtgtgtgtttttatgaaatAGCAGGTGGTATTAGATAACTGAGATCTGAAAAATAACTGTGTGACATAACGTGATTAGTGTTTGTGGATACGTGCAAGCCTTGTTTTCTTTAACCCTGTTCTCCTAGTATGTGTATGTGCGGGAGCGCAAGGATCTGGAGGTGAATGGAAGGAAAATCTGGGTGGTTTTAGCCAAAAGCTTAGCTGTTTCTCAATGTCCAGAGAAAGCTGGGGTAATCAGAGTGAAGGACTACAAACAGAGCCTTGCCCTGGAGAGTGATGGCGCTAACGGCACTAAAGGTAACGTACTCTTATCTACACAGATAAACATCATTTTACCAGAGCAGGTGCATCTCtcgctacctttaagaaactcatGAAGACAAGACCTCTTCAAAGAGCTCTAACACCTCTCAAACAcctctaacacctctaacaaactaactacttctgacctcatttccttcttttaCTCCTTTCCTTTTCTATCCCTCTGTTTCCCATTGGCCTCCTTTAGGTCCTATCAACAAAATGTTTTTGCCTTTGAGTTCCATCTTTGTTTGTAAGTCGTTTTTGATAAAAACCTCCGCCAAATGTAGCGTAATGTAATTTTCCTCCAAGCTTAACTTCAGCTCCACTTTCAAAGAAGCAAGTGATTTTTGAATGAATCAAAGCCCCAGTCAGTGTATATGGCAGACAGAAACTGGAACCCTTCATGGTCCTTAGCTTTGTATTTCCCTCGCCACTGTGGGTGGCAGCCTTTCTAGTAGCTCTGTCTTTACTTACCATTGTCTTACCATCACTATATTTTCCTAATTTGGTCCCATTTATCACCTGAAAAGTAATGTTTGTTGATTTCTCAACATTCAGTGCCTCCAGCTGAGCAAAAAGCTGGCAAGGATGCAAGTGGATCCACACCTGGGGCGTCATGTACTAAAGCTGCATACGTACAAGAACATTGTGTTGGCCACATTTCACGCTCACAGTGAAATGTACTAAATGCCACATGAACAAGAAAATGTGTGTTTCCCATGCCAGCTTCATTCGAACAtatgtttctaatgtgttttggCAACACTttgaggcgatgcattgaaattgcaaacgagaatgtattttttttgtgcgtatagAAAGTTTTTAGCTATGAGTGTAcgcaacattttagtaggaattcCACACAAGTCTTGATATTGTGTTTTACAGACCTTATGGTCTTATgacgcaccatattataaggcccGTTTCAAATGACAGTAGAAAAGAACATgggcgtcgccatgtttcccttctaatgcagcagaaaactgtttatttgggtgaggaaagcgctttcgtttaatttacagtaagcttagatttccagtattttcaactgcatggttagcagcagcactagccgcagttagcagcagctctagaaaattaaaggattttaagtgctccttttagcgggaaaaatacggtacattagaCCCCTGGTCTCCTGGATTAACGATTATCTCACTGGCAGACATCAGTATGTCAGTCTGAAGGACTGTACATGAGACACTGTGATgatgtacatgtttttcattaTCTGCTGTATCTGCAATGCTTGCACAGTTTTATTCATCATTGCACTACCTTTTTATCTGTATGAACTCAAtgtatatttttactgtttttctatttatctTCCAAAGTGATGTGTATATTTTTAGATaggttttccttgtatatattcttgACCACtttgtaaggtttttttttgttctgtagaagacaatattattaatagtggatatattataatttatagatatttttaataataactggCCTTCCTGCTAGCTAGGCTTACAACactctaacacatgaatattctttgatttaaACCATTCCACTTTAGCTCTGGAAGTAtctttagggtcatcgtcttgctggaaagTGAATCTTCTTCTCAGTAGTTTGCAGCCTCTAACAGGTTtccttccaggattgttctgtgtttagctccatccatcttcctatcaACTCTTGACCAGCTTTTCTGAGGAAAATGTTTAACTTTGTCTCATTTGACCACGTTTTCTTCTACATGTTTGCTGCATGGCTCGCAATAAATTGCAAACgacacttcttatgtctttctgtTAACAATCAATAGTTTTCTTactgccactcttccataaaggccagatttgtttAGTAAACAGGTTATAGCtggggatttctgcagctcctccacatTGACTATGGGCCTTCTGgatgcttctctgatcagtgctttcCTTGCTTGATTTGttggccatgttttttttttaggtttgcaggtgtagaatactttttccatttttggatgatgggttGTACAGTGCTCCGTAAGATGCTCTAAGCTTGGGCTATGTttttagaacctaaccctactTTAAACTTCTTCCCAAACTTCACCTGTCTGGTGAGCACCTTGATCTttgtgatgctgtttgtttactagtaTTTTCTAACAAACTACCGAAGCCTTTACAGAactggtgtatttatactgagctACACACAGCAGCACTCTAAACTGAAAGTTACTTCTGAACGCAATTGATTGCTCTTCTGTCCATCTGTCCATTCAGTGGGTCTAATGTCTTAGTAGAATGTTTGTTTAAGATGAGTGAAAAGTAacgtttttattgtcatttccaatttgattttttttctttagtctttATGAACTACTTTGACAATCCTGGTGGTAAGATCCCACCCTGGCTCGTAAACTGGGCAGCTAAGGTAAGTACATACTAAAAAATGAGTAGCACTAAACAtctcaccatgtttttttttggtttctcaTTTAAccctattgttttttttctgtaaacagAGTGGAGTTCCTGCCTTCCTCACAGACATGCAGAAAGCCTGCAACAACTATGTCAAATACTGCAAGAACAAGAAATGATATGTAGTTCAAAACACCCTTCATCCATCTCTGGAAACAAAAATTgagatcactttaaaataatcagtttctttgaGCTTACTATGGATATGTTTATATTCAATTAGGAACAACATTACTAATCTTATT
Proteins encoded in this window:
- the LOC103039171 gene encoding phosphatidylcholine transfer protein, giving the protein MAVQFSEQEFEEAWRELDAPETSGQWELFTESMGVQIYRRFVKESGLYEYKVFGSLSTCSPDLCADMYMDLAYRKQWDSYVKELHEKDYSGQKAIYWEVKYPFPLSNRDYVYVRERKDLEVNGRKIWVVLAKSLAVSQCPEKAGVIRVKDYKQSLALESDGANGTKVFMNYFDNPGGKIPPWLVNWAAKSGVPAFLTDMQKACNNYVKYCKNKK